A portion of the Acetobacter ascendens genome contains these proteins:
- a CDS encoding universal stress protein, with protein sequence MDAALSAAWKLLLTAEHVTFLIGALPDECMPDPARRLMDAGISVGIDRFRIDDGEGIALRDHALRANADILVMGAYTHSRFFERLFGGVTEDILAHEMLPLLIHH encoded by the coding sequence TTGGATGCCGCACTATCGGCGGCATGGAAGTTGCTGCTGACTGCCGAACACGTGACCTTCCTGATCGGAGCGCTCCCTGATGAATGTATGCCTGATCCTGCCCGGCGGTTGATGGATGCCGGCATCAGTGTCGGTATCGATCGTTTTCGGATTGATGACGGTGAAGGGATCGCGCTTCGCGATCATGCACTGCGCGCAAATGCGGATATTCTCGTTATGGGCGCCTATACGCATTCGCGTTTCTTCGAAAGGCTTTTCGGAGGCGTGACCGAGGACATTCTTGCCCACGAGATGCTGCCATTGTTGATCCATCACTGA